In Streptomyces nojiriensis, one genomic interval encodes:
- a CDS encoding GntR family transcriptional regulator, with amino-acid sequence MPSPSRGGGQAAMPKYQRIAAALRRDLDRAAHTPGGRLPSERSLAARYQVNRQTIRAALQCLREDGLVVTGRRGTRPAVPVLAAVSVVPAPAPSAGPSVGPSAGPAPARSWVTLVTVPPSLGTLLAMAGGDRTLVHHHRERGPAGETVRDAVTYISPGAVARSPELAALRNRAAATVTDRAQDLTPLHRWLDRAAAAGRVAETLTMTRITHPQAAAPASAPPSAQVCGLTVRRTLHDSSGRLLAVTDLAFPTWDRLTFHRDRRDRATTGFRIT; translated from the coding sequence ATGCCCTCCCCTTCGCGGGGCGGCGGCCAGGCCGCCATGCCCAAGTACCAGCGGATCGCCGCAGCGCTGCGCCGCGATCTCGACCGCGCCGCACACACCCCCGGCGGCAGACTGCCGTCCGAACGCAGCCTCGCCGCCCGCTACCAGGTCAACCGGCAGACCATCAGGGCCGCGCTCCAGTGCCTGCGCGAGGACGGGCTCGTCGTCACCGGCCGCCGCGGCACCCGCCCCGCCGTCCCCGTCCTCGCCGCCGTCTCCGTCGTCCCGGCCCCGGCGCCCTCCGCAGGCCCCTCCGTAGGCCCCTCCGCGGGGCCCGCGCCGGCCCGGAGCTGGGTCACCCTCGTCACCGTCCCGCCCTCGCTCGGCACGCTCCTCGCCATGGCCGGCGGAGACCGCACCCTGGTCCATCACCACCGCGAACGCGGCCCGGCCGGTGAGACCGTCCGCGACGCCGTCACCTACATCAGCCCCGGAGCCGTCGCGCGGAGTCCGGAGCTGGCCGCCCTCCGGAACCGGGCGGCGGCGACGGTGACCGACCGCGCGCAGGACCTGACCCCCCTGCATCGCTGGCTCGACCGTGCCGCCGCGGCCGGCCGGGTCGCAGAGACCCTCACCATGACCCGCATCACCCACCCGCAGGCCGCCGCCCCGGCTTCCGCCCCGCCCTCCGCCCAGGTCTGCGGCCTGACCGTCCGCCGCACCCTGCACGACAGCTCCGGCCGGCTGCTGGCCGTCACCGACCTGGCCTTCCCCACCTGGGACCGCCTCACCTTCCACCGGGACCGCCGCGACCGCGCGACCACCGGTTTCCGCATCACGTAA
- a CDS encoding quaternary amine ABC transporter ATP-binding protein, with the protein MSTLQAEHVYKVFGRRPADSAAAVRALESGADRDELRADGTTAAVIDASFDVRPGQIFVVMGLSGSGKSTLLRMLNGLLEPTAGRILFGGQDLTALSAGELRHVRSTKISMVFQHFALFPHRNVLENAGYGLEVQGVPRPERERRAAEALALCGLEGWEKSWPDELSGGMQQRVGLARALATDAELLLMDESFSALDPLIRRDMQDQLLELQRTLKKTIVFITHDLNEAMRLGDGIAVMRDGRIVQQGTAEDILTRPADDYVASFIQDVDRSRVLTADAVMDDPEPAADACDCPTVTAGTPLAELCAVSARVPHAVAVTGADGAVIGSVPQDRLIAFIGDEQRPPMYCAEVAA; encoded by the coding sequence GTGTCCACGCTCCAGGCCGAGCACGTCTACAAGGTGTTCGGGAGGCGCCCCGCCGACAGCGCTGCCGCCGTCCGCGCGCTCGAAAGCGGCGCAGACCGCGACGAGTTGCGTGCCGACGGGACCACCGCTGCCGTGATCGACGCCTCCTTCGACGTCCGTCCCGGCCAGATCTTCGTCGTCATGGGTCTGTCGGGATCGGGCAAGTCCACTCTGCTGCGCATGCTGAACGGCCTGCTGGAACCCACCGCGGGACGCATCCTCTTCGGTGGCCAGGACCTCACCGCGCTGAGCGCCGGTGAGCTGCGCCACGTACGGTCCACGAAGATCTCCATGGTCTTCCAGCACTTCGCACTGTTCCCGCACCGCAACGTGCTGGAGAACGCCGGCTACGGGCTCGAGGTGCAGGGCGTGCCCCGCCCCGAGCGCGAGCGGCGCGCCGCCGAGGCCCTGGCCCTGTGCGGCCTGGAAGGCTGGGAGAAGTCCTGGCCCGACGAGCTCTCGGGCGGCATGCAGCAGCGGGTCGGCCTCGCCCGGGCCCTGGCCACCGACGCCGAGCTCCTGCTGATGGACGAGTCCTTCAGCGCGCTGGACCCGCTGATCCGTCGCGACATGCAGGACCAGCTGCTGGAGCTCCAGCGGACCCTGAAGAAGACCATCGTCTTCATCACCCACGACCTCAACGAGGCGATGCGCCTCGGCGACGGCATCGCCGTCATGCGCGACGGCCGCATCGTCCAGCAGGGCACCGCCGAGGACATCCTCACCCGCCCCGCCGACGACTACGTCGCCTCCTTCATCCAGGACGTGGACCGCTCCCGGGTCCTGACGGCCGACGCCGTCATGGACGATCCGGAACCGGCCGCCGACGCCTGCGACTGCCCCACCGTCACCGCCGGGACCCCGCTCGCCGAGCTGTGCGCGGTCAGCGCCCGCGTCCCGCACGCGGTCGCCGTCACCGGCGCGGACGGCGCCGTCATCGGCTCCGTGCCCCAGGACCGCCTCATCGCCTTCATCGGCGACGAGCAGCGGCCCCCGATGTACTGCGCGGAGGTGGCCGCCTGA
- a CDS encoding ABC transporter permease/substrate binding protein has translation MPRLHLGAWVDHGVDFLQSHLSWLFEAISVLVTGLYDGIDAVLSAPAPLLFAGILAVAAWWLRGLLAGLLAFAGFALVDSLGLWDDAMSTLSLVLVATLVTLAFAIPLGIWASRSDRVSALLRPVLDFMQTMPAMVYLIPGIIFFGVGVVPGIIATIIFSLPPGVRMTELGIRQVDGELVEAAEAFGTSPRDTLVRVQLPLALPTVMAGVNQVIMLGLSMVVIAGMVGGGGLGGAVYKAIGNVDIGLGFEAGVSIVILAMYLDRMTGALGRHVSPIGRRTLAKARAAATGAAKVWNHRPQPAYAISGAVVLALVAGGLNTFGGSAAEDGPAGAANIGKGRTLSVGYIPWDEGIASTFLWKELLERRGFKVDARQLEAGALYTGLAGGQLDFQTDAWLPVTHAQYWEKYGNRLEDLGSWYGPTSLELSVPSYVKDVRSLADLKGKADRFKGRIIGIEPSAGEMSILKDKVLKDYGLDGEYQVVDGSTPGMLAELKRAYEKKEPVAVVLWSPHWAYSSYELTKLEDPQGAWGKGDGIHTLARKGFAEDEPEVAAWLKSFKLTEEQLTGLEAKIQRTGKGKEQQAVRAWLQDHPEIDRLA, from the coding sequence ATGCCCCGCCTGCACCTCGGCGCCTGGGTCGACCACGGGGTCGACTTCCTCCAGAGCCACCTCTCCTGGCTGTTCGAGGCCATCAGCGTGCTCGTCACCGGCCTCTACGACGGCATCGACGCCGTCCTCTCCGCCCCCGCACCGCTGCTCTTCGCGGGCATCCTCGCCGTCGCCGCCTGGTGGCTGCGCGGTCTGCTGGCGGGCCTGCTCGCCTTCGCGGGCTTCGCGCTGGTCGACTCCCTCGGCCTGTGGGACGACGCCATGTCCACCCTGTCCCTGGTCCTGGTCGCCACCCTCGTCACCCTGGCGTTCGCGATCCCGCTCGGCATCTGGGCGTCCAGATCCGACCGGGTCAGCGCCCTGCTGCGGCCGGTCCTGGACTTCATGCAGACCATGCCGGCCATGGTCTACCTGATCCCCGGCATCATCTTCTTCGGGGTGGGCGTGGTGCCCGGCATCATCGCGACCATCATCTTCTCGCTGCCTCCGGGCGTGCGGATGACCGAGCTCGGCATCCGCCAGGTCGACGGGGAACTGGTCGAGGCCGCCGAGGCCTTCGGCACCAGCCCGCGCGACACGCTCGTACGCGTCCAGCTCCCGCTGGCCCTGCCCACCGTCATGGCGGGCGTCAACCAGGTCATCATGCTGGGCCTGTCCATGGTCGTCATCGCCGGCATGGTCGGCGGCGGCGGACTCGGCGGCGCCGTCTACAAGGCCATCGGCAACGTCGACATCGGCCTCGGTTTCGAGGCGGGCGTCTCCATCGTCATCCTCGCCATGTACCTGGACCGGATGACCGGCGCGCTCGGCCGCCACGTCTCCCCGATCGGCCGCCGTACGCTCGCCAAGGCGCGGGCCGCCGCCACCGGCGCGGCCAAGGTGTGGAACCACCGCCCCCAGCCGGCGTACGCGATCAGCGGCGCCGTGGTCCTGGCGCTCGTAGCGGGCGGCCTGAACACCTTCGGCGGCTCCGCCGCCGAGGACGGCCCGGCCGGCGCCGCGAACATCGGCAAGGGCCGCACCCTCTCCGTCGGCTACATCCCGTGGGACGAGGGCATCGCCTCCACCTTCCTGTGGAAGGAGCTCCTGGAGCGCCGAGGCTTCAAGGTCGACGCCCGCCAGCTGGAGGCCGGGGCTCTCTACACCGGACTGGCCGGCGGCCAGCTCGACTTCCAGACCGACGCCTGGCTGCCCGTCACCCACGCCCAGTACTGGGAGAAGTACGGGAACAGGCTGGAGGACCTCGGCTCCTGGTACGGCCCCACCTCGCTGGAGCTGTCCGTGCCCTCCTACGTGAAGGACGTCCGTTCGCTCGCCGATCTCAAGGGCAAGGCGGACCGGTTCAAGGGCCGGATCATCGGCATCGAGCCGAGCGCCGGCGAGATGTCGATCCTCAAGGACAAGGTCCTGAAGGACTACGGCCTCGACGGCGAGTACCAGGTCGTCGACGGCTCCACGCCCGGCATGCTCGCCGAGCTGAAGCGGGCCTACGAGAAGAAGGAGCCCGTCGCCGTCGTGCTGTGGTCCCCGCACTGGGCGTACTCCTCCTACGAGCTGACCAAGCTCGAGGACCCGCAGGGCGCCTGGGGCAAGGGCGACGGCATCCACACCCTGGCCCGCAAGGGCTTCGCGGAGGACGAGCCGGAGGTCGCCGCATGGCTGAAGTCCTTCAAGCTCACCGAGGAGCAGCTGACCGGCCTGGAAGCGAAGATCCAGCGGACGGGGAAGGGCAAGGAACAGCAGGCGGTCCGCGCCTGGCTGCAGGACCACCCCGAGATCGACCGGCTCGCGTAG